In Oncorhynchus kisutch isolate 150728-3 linkage group LG5, Okis_V2, whole genome shotgun sequence, a genomic segment contains:
- the LOC109890142 gene encoding SAM pointed domain-containing Ets transcription factor-like, giving the protein MSSPGESLSSEGSSPLFPSRLGLPDSPLGDRTGAEAGMAWEMEDTKPCMEALEHRGLPGLHLSCFDMLFTEDSTWLVKVTEASSGQACPVPLPITRTEHRDEPEQCPVIDSQALGLSPGLEGQEEERSLEQVQSMVVGEVLKDIETACKLLNIIPDPIEWSSGNVQKWLLWTEHLYRLPQAGKAFQELTGKDLCAMSEEDFRQRSPQCGDTLHAHLDIWKSAAWMKERCSVGDSKITGGEELWLEADSSCSGQPIHLWQFLRELLLKPHNYGRCIRWLNKEKGIFKIEDSAHVARLWGLRKNRPAMNYDKLSRSIRQYYKKGIIRKPDVSQRLVYQFVHPV; this is encoded by the exons ATGTCGAGTCCAGGGGAGAGTCTATCATCAGAGGGCAGCAGCCCATTGTTTCCGTCCCGCCTAGGTCTGCCTGATAGCCCCTTGGGAGACAGGACAGGTGCAGAGGCTGGTATGGCCTGGGAGATGGAGGACACCAAGCCCTGCATGGAGGCTCTTGAGCATCGCGGCCTTCCGGGCCTCCACCTGTCCTGCTTCGACATGCTCTTCACCGAGGACTCCACCTGGCTGGTGAAGGTGACCGAGGCTTCCTCGGGTCAGGCTTGTCCCGTGCCTCTTCCCATAACCAGGACCGAGCACCGTGACGAGCCAGAGCAGTGCCCCGTCATCGACAGCCAGGCCCTGGGGCTCTCCCCGGGGCTGGAGGGCCAGGAGGAGGAGCGATCCCTGGAGCAGGTCCAAAGCATGGTGGTCGGGGAGGTGCTGAAGGACATTGAGACGGCCTGCAAGCTGCTCAACATCATCCCAG ACCCCATAGAGTGGAGCTCGGGGAACGTCCAGAAGTGGTTGCTGTGGACAGAGCACCTGTATAGACTGCCTCAGGCCGGCAAGGCCTTCCAGGAGCTCACTGGAAAAGACCTGTGTGCCATGAGTGAAGAGGACTTCAGGCAGAGGTCCCCTCAGTGTGGAGACACCCTGCACGCCCACCTGGACATCTGGAAGTCAG CTGCCTGGATGAAAGAGAGGTGTTCCGTTGGAGACAGCAAAATCACAG GCGGAGAGGAGCTGTGGTTGGAGGCAGACTCGTCATGCTCAGGCCAGCCCATCCACTTGTGGCAGTTCCTCAGAGAGCTGCTCCTCAAACCCCACAACTACGGACGCTGTATCCGATGGCTCAACAAGGAGAAAG GTATTTTCAAAATCGAAGACTCGGCTCACGTGGCGAGACTCTGGGGACTGAGGAAGAACCGTCCAGCGATGAACTACGACAAGCTGAGCCGCTCCATACGGCAGTACTACAAGAAGGGCATCATCCGCAAGCCTGATGTCTCCCAGAGACTGGTCTATCAGTTTGTCCACCCAGTATGA